From one Cyanobacterium stanieri PCC 7202 genomic stretch:
- a CDS encoding multisubunit sodium/proton antiporter, MrpG subunit (PFAM: Na+/H+ antiporter subunit~KEGG: ter:Tery_1618 hypothetical protein~SPTR: Putative uncharacterized protein; TC 2.A.63.1) has translation MTEIISYIFITIGIIFWFWGTSSLLASRTVLYKIHNLTVSDSLGSILIIVGLLFKIPRELPLLILAIISIAIWNTMLSYILAYCSSTEENKTKITVERESII, from the coding sequence ATGACTGAAATCATCTCTTACATTTTCATTACCATCGGCATTATTTTCTGGTTTTGGGGTACCTCATCCCTACTAGCATCAAGGACAGTATTATATAAGATTCATAATCTTACCGTTTCCGATAGCCTCGGTTCAATTTTGATTATTGTGGGCTTACTATTCAAAATTCCCCGAGAACTTCCTCTTCTGATTTTGGCAATTATTTCCATCGCCATCTGGAATACCATGTTAAGCTATATCCTCGCCTACTGTTCTAGTACCGAAGAAAATAAAACAAAAATCACCGTTGAAAGGGAATCAATTATTTAA
- a CDS encoding adenosylcobyric acid synthase (glutamine-hydrolysing) (PFAM: CobQ/CobB/MinD/ParA nucleotide binding domain; CobB/CobQ-like glutamine amidotransferase domain~TIGRFAM: cobyric acid synthase CobQ~COGs: COG1492 Cobyric acid synthase~InterPro IPR017929:IPR004459:IPR011698~KEGG: cyh:Cyan8802_1655 cobyric acid synthase CobQ~PFAM: CobB/CobQ domain protein glutamine amidotransferase~SPTR: Cobyric acid synthase;~TIGRFAM: cobyric acid synthase CobQ) has product MKAIMVVGTTSHAGKSTLVAALCRLFWRKGWLVTPFKGQNMALNAYVTSTGGEIGYAQAFQAWAAKTTPRVDMNPVLLKPQGNMTSQVIFQGYNVGVTNAQEYYQKYFDQGWEIVKESLASLSQEFDLVICEGAGSPAEINLKHRDLTNMRVATHLNADTILVADIERGGVFAHIVGTLALLEPQEKALIKGIVINKFRGDVSLLDSGIEWLEEYTGIPVLGVVPWFESELPSEDSLGLLERRSRKTEYDLHIKIIKLPRISNFTDFDPLETEHNLFIEYIEPHEEIGCPDAVIIPGTKTTITDLMVLEKTGMIKRIREYERAGGTVFGICGGYQMLGHKILDPENFEGSYPEREGIDLLPIETTLKPEKITRQREISANYPHRGFPVDGYEIHQGYTELIAPLVKQRKTKYMPLFDDPSLGLVNESLSVWGCYLHGIFDNGAWRRSWLNHLRHKRGLSSLPTGISNYRQQREELIDVLADYMEKYLDLSYFYSLGKK; this is encoded by the coding sequence ATGAAAGCAATAATGGTGGTGGGTACCACATCCCACGCAGGTAAATCAACCCTTGTCGCTGCCCTCTGTCGCCTATTTTGGCGCAAAGGATGGTTAGTCACCCCTTTTAAAGGGCAAAATATGGCTCTCAATGCTTATGTCACCAGTACGGGGGGAGAAATCGGTTATGCCCAAGCATTTCAAGCCTGGGCGGCAAAAACAACCCCCAGGGTAGATATGAATCCTGTCCTACTCAAACCCCAAGGAAATATGACATCACAGGTAATTTTTCAAGGGTATAATGTGGGAGTTACCAATGCTCAAGAATATTATCAAAAATATTTCGATCAAGGTTGGGAAATTGTCAAAGAATCTTTAGCAAGTCTGAGTCAAGAGTTTGATTTGGTGATTTGTGAGGGTGCAGGTAGTCCAGCAGAAATTAACCTCAAACATCGAGATTTAACTAATATGAGGGTAGCAACCCATCTTAATGCTGATACCATTTTGGTCGCGGATATAGAAAGGGGAGGGGTTTTTGCCCATATTGTGGGAACTTTAGCACTATTAGAACCCCAAGAAAAAGCCTTGATCAAAGGTATTGTGATTAATAAATTTAGGGGTGACGTATCCCTGCTTGATTCAGGTATTGAATGGTTAGAAGAGTATACAGGAATCCCTGTTTTGGGTGTTGTACCTTGGTTTGAGTCTGAGTTACCCTCGGAGGATTCTTTAGGTTTACTAGAGCGTCGTAGCCGCAAAACAGAGTATGACTTGCATATCAAAATTATTAAGTTACCAAGAATCTCTAATTTTACGGATTTTGATCCCCTAGAAACAGAGCATAATCTTTTTATTGAGTATATCGAACCCCATGAAGAGATAGGCTGCCCTGATGCGGTTATTATTCCCGGTACTAAAACCACTATTACAGATTTGATGGTTTTGGAAAAAACGGGGATGATAAAAAGAATTAGGGAATATGAAAGGGCAGGAGGTACCGTATTTGGCATTTGTGGCGGTTATCAAATGTTGGGTCATAAAATCCTTGATCCAGAAAATTTTGAAGGAAGTTATCCTGAACGGGAGGGAATAGATTTATTACCCATTGAAACTACCCTCAAGCCCGAAAAAATCACCCGTCAAAGGGAAATTTCGGCGAATTATCCCCATAGAGGTTTTCCTGTGGATGGCTACGAAATTCATCAGGGCTATACGGAATTAATTGCCCCTTTGGTGAAGCAAAGGAAAACAAAATATATGCCTTTATTTGATGATCCTAGTTTAGGATTAGTTAATGAGAGTTTATCGGTATGGGGTTGTTATCTCCATGGTATTTTTGATAATGGTGCCTGGAGGCGATCGTGGTTGAACCATTTGCGCCATAAAAGGGGTTTATCATCTTTACCCACAGGTATTTCCAATTATCGTCAACAAAGGGAGGAATTAATTGATGTGTTGGCTGATTACATGGAGAAATATTTAGATTTGAGCTATTTTTACAGTTTGGGCAAAAAGTAA
- a CDS encoding pentapeptide repeat protein (PFAM: Pentapeptide repeats (8 copies)~COGs: COG1357 Uncharacterized low-complexity protein~InterPro IPR001646~KEGG: syn:slr0967 hypothetical protein~PFAM: pentapeptide repeat protein~SPTR: Pentapeptide repeat protein) yields MKKLLTVVSAIAFSVTMGNQAMAQNAEQVKQLIETNQCMGCDLRNADLEGAHLIGADLRQADLRGANLRDANLEGADLDGANLGNADLEKAFLTNATMNYANLNNANLSHATLFDTHVYNAFMHNLNIEEANIYHTNIGVGGEFPD; encoded by the coding sequence ATGAAAAAGTTATTAACTGTCGTAAGTGCGATCGCATTTAGTGTGACCATGGGTAATCAAGCCATGGCTCAAAATGCCGAGCAAGTAAAGCAACTCATCGAAACAAATCAATGTATGGGATGTGATTTGAGAAACGCAGACTTAGAAGGAGCTCACCTCATTGGTGCAGACTTAAGACAGGCAGATTTAAGGGGAGCAAATCTACGTGATGCTAACTTAGAAGGCGCCGATTTAGATGGTGCTAATCTTGGTAATGCTGACCTTGAAAAGGCATTTTTAACCAACGCAACCATGAATTATGCTAACTTAAACAATGCCAATTTAAGCCATGCAACCTTATTCGATACCCATGTGTATAATGCCTTTATGCACAACCTCAACATTGAAGAAGCCAATATTTACCATACCAACATCGGTGTCGGTGGAGAATTTCCTGATTAA